The following proteins come from a genomic window of Suricata suricatta isolate VVHF042 chromosome 5, meerkat_22Aug2017_6uvM2_HiC, whole genome shotgun sequence:
- the IFNAR1 gene encoding interferon alpha/beta receptor 1, which produces MFSLLGATTLVLVAGAPWTLPAAVGGINLKSPQNVEVHIIDDTFTLSWNRSDLAVGNVTFSADYQVPRNDTWLKLPGCQSITSTKCNFSSLKLNIYEEVKLRIRAEKGNDTSPWHNVDAFTPFEKAQIGPPKVHLEAEDKAIKINISPPGAKDGIMWALDSSSFTYSLAIWKNSSSAEVRTKTVYPRDKIYQLSPETTYCLKVRARLLPRKIGAYSPVHCIKTTVENKLPPPENIRIDAKNDIYVLKWDYAYENVTFQAQWLHAYFRKIPGSESGKWRQISDCANVKTTQCVIPQNTFQKGIYLIRVQASDGNTTSVWSKDKRFDPQLQSVLAPPVINMKSTNDVSLRVYISAPEESENKSVNQHYSVIYEIVFWENISNAERKTLEKRTDLTFPNLKPLTVYCAKARALTADERWNKSSIFSDPVCEKTKAGNTSKTWLIAGICVALLSIPVVSYVLKLLLRCIRYVFFPSSKPPSTIHEYLSEPPLRNLLLFTSEEQTERCFIIENTNILTAVEEPDQAGEDHKKYNSQTSQDSGNYSNEDESNGSKCGEDFPQEEAE; this is translated from the exons GGGGAATAAATCTAAAATCTCCTCAAAATGTAGAGGTCCACATCATTGATGACACCTTCACCCTGAGTTGGAACAGGAGCGATCTGGCTGTCGGCAACGTGACTTTTTCAGCAGATTATCAAGT acccAGAAACGATACTTGGTTAAAATTGCCTGGGTGTCAATCTATTACTAGTACCAAATGCAACTTTTCTTCACTCAAgctaaatatttatgaagaagtTAAATTGCGTATAAGAGCAGAAAAAGGAAACGACACTTCTCCATGGCATAATGTTGACGCGTTCACCCCATTTGAAAAAG CTCAAATTGGTCCTCCCAAAGTACATTTAGAAGCCGAAGataaggcaataaaaataaacatctcccCCCCTGGGGCAAAAGACGGCATCATGTGGGCTCTGGACAGTTCCAGTTTTACATACAGCTTAGCTATCTGGAAAAACTCTTCAAGTGCAGAA gtAAGGACTAAAACTGTTTACCCCAGAGATAAAATTTATCAACTCTCACCAGAAACTACCTACTGTTTAAAAGTTAGAGCAAGACTTTTGCCGAGAAAAATTGGTGCCTATAGTCCAGTGCATTGTATAAAGACCACAG TTGAAAATAAGCTGCCTCCACCAGAAAACATTCGAATTGATGCGAAAAATGACATCTATGTTCTTAAGTGGGATTATGCATATGAAAACGTGACTTTCCAAGCTCAGTGGCTACA tgccTATTTTAGGAAGATTCCTGGGAGCGAGTCAGGTAAATGGAGACAAATATCAGACTGTGCAAATGTCAAAACTACCCAGTGTGTCATTCCTCAAAATACTTTCCAAAAAGGAATTTACCTCATCCGTGTTCAAGCATCTGATGGAAACACCACGTCTGTTTGGTCTAAAGACAAGAGATTTGATCCTCAGTTACAAA GTGTCCTCGCTCCTCCCGTCATTAACATGAAATCCACTAATGACGTTTCCCTGCGGGTCTACATCAGCGCTCCAGAGGAGTCCGAAAACAAGTCCGTGAACCAGCATTACTCAGTAATTTATGAAATTGTGTTTtgggaaaacatttcaaatgctgag AGAAAAACTCTAGAGAAAAGAACTGACTTGACTTTTCCTAACTTGAAACCGCTGACTGTATACTGCGCCAAAGCCAGAGCACTTACTGCAGACGAAAGATGGAATAAAAGCAGCATTTTTAGTGATCCCGTGTGcgagaaaacaaaagcag GAAATACTTCCAAAACGTGGCTCATAGCTGGGATTTGTGTCGCATTATTGTCCATCCCGGTTGTCAGTTACGTTCTGAAGCTTCTCCTGCGGTGCATCCGTTACGTGTTCTTTCCATCAAGTAAACCTCCTTCCACGATACATGAG TACCTCTCTGAGCCGCCCCTCCGGAACCTCCTCCTTTTCACTTCCGAAGAGCAAACTGAAAGGTGTTTTATCATTGAAAATACAAACATTCTCACTGCAGTGGAAGAACCTGATCAAGCTGGTGAAGATCACAAAAAATACAATTCCCAAACCAGTCAAGATTCTGGAAATTATTCGAACGAAGACGAAAGCAATGGCAGCAAATGTGGCGAAGACTTCCCGCAAGAGGAAGCTGAGTGA